One genomic region from Hoeflea algicola encodes:
- a CDS encoding IS91 family transposase, producing MRTLIEVADIFRTAGPAYRSSHAGHLSLAQLKVMLAVETCRAAALGGHVEACEDCGERRIAYNSCRNRHCPKCQGAAARIWLAEREADLLPVGYFHVVFTLPAEVAAIAFQNKAVVYDLLFKAASETMLTIAADPKHLGARIGITAVLHTWGSAMTHHPHVHMIVPGGGLSPDGKHWIPSRKTFLLPVRVLGRLFRRLFLTRLNALHDTGRLAFFGPLAPLADRCAFLRHLAPARRKRWVVYAKPPFAGPEAVLAYLSRYTHRVAISNSRLIAFDGTSVTFRYKDYRRDGADRQQVMMLAADEFIRRFLLHVLPRGFHRIRHYGLLAGGARKASLTLARKLLKVAPEPDPDTAAEPTDPIMSDDPASFRPPCRCCGGRMIIIEVFERTRQPRGPPFSAKTNREKRP from the coding sequence GTGCGGACCTTGATCGAGGTCGCCGACATCTTCCGCACCGCCGGGCCAGCCTACCGATCCTCCCATGCCGGGCATCTGAGCCTCGCCCAACTCAAGGTGATGTTGGCCGTCGAGACCTGTCGCGCGGCAGCACTGGGAGGACATGTCGAGGCCTGCGAGGATTGCGGCGAGCGGCGGATCGCCTACAACTCCTGCCGCAACCGGCACTGCCCGAAGTGTCAGGGTGCGGCGGCAAGGATATGGCTCGCCGAGCGCGAAGCTGATCTCCTGCCCGTCGGATACTTCCATGTCGTGTTCACGCTGCCCGCCGAAGTCGCGGCAATCGCCTTCCAGAATAAGGCGGTCGTCTACGATCTGCTGTTCAAGGCGGCATCCGAGACGATGCTGACCATCGCCGCCGATCCGAAGCATCTCGGTGCGCGCATCGGCATCACCGCCGTTCTTCACACCTGGGGTTCCGCGATGACGCATCATCCGCACGTGCACATGATCGTGCCGGGTGGCGGTCTCTCGCCTGACGGGAAGCATTGGATCCCGTCGCGGAAAACCTTCCTGCTTCCGGTACGGGTGCTGGGCAGGCTGTTCCGGCGACTGTTCCTGACCCGGCTGAACGCTTTGCATGATACCGGTAGGCTCGCCTTCTTCGGGCCACTCGCACCTCTCGCAGACCGCTGCGCCTTCCTGCGTCATCTCGCTCCAGCCCGTCGGAAGCGATGGGTTGTCTATGCGAAGCCACCGTTCGCGGGGCCCGAAGCCGTCCTCGCCTATCTGTCGCGCTATACCCACCGGGTCGCCATCTCCAACAGCCGCCTGATCGCCTTCGACGGCACAAGCGTCACGTTCCGCTACAAGGATTACCGCCGTGACGGCGCCGACCGTCAACAGGTCATGATGCTCGCCGCAGACGAGTTCATCCGCCGCTTCCTGCTTCATGTCCTGCCGCGCGGCTTCCACCGCATCCGGCATTATGGGCTTCTTGCCGGCGGGGCGCGCAAGGCAAGTCTCACCCTGGCGCGTAAACTCCTGAAAGTCGCACCGGAGCCTGATCCTGACACTGCAGCGGAACCAACCGATCCCATCATGTCGGACGATCCGGCCAGCTTCCGTCCACCGTGCCGTTGCTGCGGCGGACGCATGATCATCATCGAAGTCTTCGAGCGCACACGACAGCCGCGAGGACCGCCGTTCTCGGCAAAGACGAACCGGGAGAAACGGCCATGA
- the istA gene encoding IS21 family transposase produces MKRLPMRKIREALRLRADGFSGRQVAQSLCVARATISEYFRRADLEGLSWPLSADLSDADLENRLFPVCPGDVRRAVPQPVWAHVHAELRRKGVTLSLLWEEYRGVHHDGYGYSRYCELYTRWEGKLSPVMRQRHPAGERLFVDYAGPTVDVVCPKTGEVRTAQIFVATLGASNYTYVEASWTQGLPDWVSSHVRAFEFFGGVPAQLVPDNLKAGVTKACFYDPEINRTYGDMAAHYDTAIVPARPGKPKDKAKVEGAVLLAERWILARLRNQHFFGLDEVNAAIRPLLDQLNGKVSRHLGASRRDLFERLDRPALKPLSMEAYVYAEWKQCRAGLDYHVDIGRHYYSVPHQLLKQKLWARITARTVEVYFNGQRVASHARTSGNRQHSTIRDHMPAHHRFREDWTPQRIRGQAVRIGPNVEVFVDVIMRQRKHPEQGYRTCLGVLRLAKTFGRERLDAACLRALEINAHSYTSLHSILKNGLDRQRREPTTDGPAITHPNIRGADYFH; encoded by the coding sequence ATGAAGAGATTGCCTATGCGGAAGATAAGGGAAGCCCTGCGGCTTCGGGCGGATGGATTTTCAGGCCGCCAGGTGGCGCAAAGCCTGTGCGTGGCCCGTGCGACGATTTCGGAATATTTTCGGCGCGCTGATCTGGAAGGTTTGAGCTGGCCTCTGTCTGCTGATCTGTCGGACGCCGACCTTGAGAACCGCCTGTTTCCCGTTTGCCCCGGCGATGTCCGTCGCGCGGTTCCTCAGCCTGTCTGGGCGCATGTGCATGCCGAGTTGCGGCGCAAGGGCGTGACGCTGTCGCTGCTGTGGGAGGAGTATCGCGGGGTTCATCACGATGGATACGGCTATAGCCGATACTGTGAGCTCTACACCCGCTGGGAAGGCAAGCTGTCTCCGGTGATGCGTCAGCGTCATCCTGCAGGCGAGCGGCTGTTTGTCGATTACGCGGGCCCGACAGTTGATGTTGTCTGCCCCAAAACGGGAGAGGTGCGCACCGCACAAATCTTTGTCGCGACGCTGGGAGCGTCCAATTACACCTATGTCGAAGCCAGCTGGACACAGGGCCTGCCGGACTGGGTATCCAGCCATGTGCGTGCCTTTGAGTTCTTCGGTGGCGTGCCTGCGCAGCTGGTTCCAGACAATCTCAAGGCAGGCGTCACCAAGGCCTGTTTTTATGATCCTGAGATCAATCGCACCTATGGTGATATGGCGGCACATTACGATACCGCCATCGTTCCGGCGCGGCCTGGAAAGCCGAAAGACAAGGCAAAGGTGGAAGGCGCTGTTTTGCTGGCCGAGCGCTGGATTTTGGCGCGGCTGCGCAACCAGCACTTTTTTGGCCTTGATGAGGTGAACGCTGCCATCCGGCCATTGCTGGATCAGCTCAACGGCAAAGTCAGTCGCCATCTTGGTGCAAGCCGCCGCGATCTGTTTGAACGCCTGGATCGGCCCGCTCTGAAGCCCTTGTCTATGGAGGCCTATGTTTATGCCGAATGGAAGCAGTGCCGCGCGGGCCTCGATTACCATGTCGATATTGGCCGCCATTATTACTCGGTGCCGCATCAGTTGCTGAAGCAAAAACTATGGGCAAGGATCACCGCACGCACCGTAGAGGTATACTTTAATGGGCAACGCGTTGCCTCTCACGCCAGAACCTCGGGCAATCGCCAGCACTCCACGATCCGCGATCACATGCCCGCCCATCATCGCTTCCGCGAGGATTGGACGCCACAGCGTATCCGCGGGCAAGCTGTGCGCATCGGCCCAAATGTTGAGGTCTTTGTCGATGTGATCATGCGCCAGCGCAAACATCCCGAACAAGGATACAGAACGTGCCTCGGTGTTTTACGGCTGGCCAAGACCTTCGGGCGGGAGCGCCTGGATGCCGCCTGTTTGCGTGCGCTTGAGATCAACGCCCACTCCTACACATCCCTGCATTCCATTCTGAAGAATGGTTTGGACCGTCAGCGCCGCGAACCCACCACGGACGGCCCTGCGATCACTCACCCCAATATCCGTGGTGCGGATTACTTCCATTGA
- the istB gene encoding IS21-like element helper ATPase IstB — translation MLDHPTLDQLKTLRLDGMAEAFAEMQKQDGTAGLSHAEWLGLLIDRETASRETRRFESRMRTAKLRHVGASPEDVDYKSRRGLDKAMFQQMLTGRWIKDKRNLMITGPCGVGKTWLACALAQAACRDGITVLYKRMPRLFDELELAHGDGRFPRLFKALTKTQLLILDDWGPDRLNASQRRDLMEIVEDRYEVGSTLITSQLPIDTWHDVIGEPTFADAILDRLVHNAYRVELDGQSMRKTKLGTGDESIQS, via the coding sequence ATGCTTGATCACCCAACGCTGGATCAGCTCAAAACACTCAGGCTCGACGGCATGGCAGAAGCCTTTGCCGAGATGCAAAAACAGGACGGCACAGCCGGGCTTAGCCACGCTGAATGGCTTGGGCTGCTCATTGATCGAGAGACCGCCAGTCGTGAGACGAGGCGATTTGAAAGCCGCATGCGTACAGCAAAACTGCGCCACGTCGGTGCCTCGCCGGAGGACGTGGATTACAAGTCGCGGCGCGGCCTCGACAAAGCCATGTTCCAGCAGATGCTGACCGGGCGCTGGATCAAGGACAAGCGCAACCTGATGATCACTGGCCCCTGCGGCGTTGGCAAAACATGGTTGGCCTGCGCTCTGGCGCAAGCCGCCTGCCGAGACGGTATCACTGTGCTGTACAAGCGCATGCCACGTCTCTTTGATGAATTGGAACTGGCCCATGGTGACGGACGCTTTCCGCGTCTGTTCAAGGCCCTTACCAAAACTCAACTGCTAATCCTGGACGACTGGGGACCGGATCGCCTCAATGCCAGTCAGCGTCGTGACCTTATGGAAATAGTCGAGGACAGATACGAGGTTGGATCAACCTTGATCACAAGCCAATTGCCCATCGACACCTGGCATGACGTGATCGGGGAACCCACCTTCGCCGATGCCATTCTCGATCGCCTCGTACACAACGCCTATCGCGTCGAACTCGACGGCCAGAGCATGAGGAAAACCAAACTCGGAACAGGTGACGAAAGCATCCAATCCTGA
- a CDS encoding transposase: MAGKREKPEEIVSKLRQVEVLQGQGATIADAVRQIGVTQQTFYRWRKLYGGMQRSQLRIPEYPAGHSDNIRPPKPGYPATLI; the protein is encoded by the coding sequence ATGGCTGGAAAACGAGAGAAGCCGGAAGAGATTGTATCGAAGCTTCGGCAGGTTGAAGTTCTGCAAGGGCAAGGTGCGACGATTGCTGACGCGGTGCGCCAGATCGGCGTGACACAGCAGACGTTTTATCGATGGCGAAAGCTCTATGGCGGGATGCAGCGATCTCAACTGCGCATTCCGGAGTATCCGGCCGGCCATTCCGATAACATCCGGCCACCTAAACCGGGGTATCCGGCCACCCTTATATAG
- a CDS encoding phage integrase N-terminal SAM-like domain-containing protein: MHNQSNTTAISPFRQRLIDDMNLRHFGHETQRNYLRDVGRLASFLGRSPDTATADDLRRFQIWQQSEGVPVPTMNSIVSVELPPESGPPTGIDYPSNWRISDGWKTREAGRDCIEASAG, from the coding sequence ATGCACAACCAATCGAACACGACCGCGATCAGCCCGTTTCGGCAACGCCTGATCGATGACATGAACCTGCGCCACTTCGGGCACGAGACCCAACGCAATTACTTGCGCGATGTCGGACGCCTCGCGAGCTTTCTGGGGCGGTCTCCCGATACCGCGACCGCAGATGACCTGCGCCGCTTCCAGATCTGGCAGCAAAGCGAGGGTGTTCCGGTGCCGACGATGAACAGTATCGTGTCGGTGGAGTTGCCCCCTGAAAGTGGTCCACCAACTGGGATAGATTATCCCTCAAATTGGAGGATCAGCGATGGCTGGAAAACGAGAGAAGCCGGAAGAGATTGTATCGAAGCTTCGGCAGGTTGA
- a CDS encoding F0F1 ATP synthase subunit gamma, with protein sequence MAQTLELLTHRTETLRSIRGIVRTMKTISAINAMPYEQAALAIEAYRATVLDGFRAFLHSHGPLPQTRGPAATSVIIAFGSDHGLCGNYNEVLAEQVAAIRDDARLICVGAQMQDALAGQGIDAEATLFPPATADGLGRLAGSLITRLDAIRGTDPSTDIGVSLVFMQRAGHGQQAPVCQRLLPLDPDLMADLAARPWSSRSLPQFSLPADTILAALIRSHLFAALFGAAAEALVTENAARLARMQQAEQSVDERLAELTAETRSVRQTEITTELLDVIVGFEALTARNRRKRLKAGGDSALAPDRGA encoded by the coding sequence ATGGCGCAGACACTTGAACTGCTGACGCACCGCACCGAAACGCTGCGGTCGATCCGCGGCATCGTGCGGACGATGAAAACCATTTCGGCCATCAACGCGATGCCCTACGAGCAGGCCGCGCTGGCGATTGAAGCCTACCGGGCGACGGTGCTCGATGGTTTTCGGGCGTTCCTGCATAGTCATGGCCCGCTGCCGCAAACGCGGGGGCCAGCGGCCACATCAGTCATCATCGCGTTTGGCTCGGATCATGGGCTTTGCGGCAACTACAACGAGGTGCTGGCCGAGCAGGTGGCGGCGATCCGCGACGATGCACGGCTGATCTGCGTCGGTGCACAAATGCAGGACGCACTGGCCGGGCAGGGGATCGACGCCGAGGCGACGCTGTTCCCGCCGGCAACCGCGGACGGGCTGGGGCGGTTGGCAGGCAGCCTGATCACCCGGCTCGACGCGATCCGGGGCACTGATCCGTCCACCGACATCGGCGTATCGCTGGTGTTCATGCAGCGCGCCGGGCATGGCCAACAAGCGCCGGTGTGCCAGCGGCTGCTGCCGCTCGATCCCGACCTGATGGCGGATCTCGCCGCACGGCCGTGGTCATCGCGCAGTCTGCCGCAGTTCAGCCTTCCAGCCGATACGATTCTGGCGGCGCTGATCCGCAGCCATCTGTTCGCCGCACTGTTTGGCGCTGCCGCCGAGGCGCTGGTGACTGAAAACGCCGCGCGGCTGGCGCGCATGCAGCAGGCTGAGCAATCAGTTGACGAGCGACTGGCGGAATTGACCGCTGAAACGCGGTCTGTGCGCCAGACCGAGATCACCACCGAATTGCTGGACGTCATTGTCGGCTTCGAGGCGCTGACGGCGCGGAACCGGCGCAAGCGTCTAAAGGCAGGAGGCGATTCCGCTCTGGCTCCTGACCGGGGCGCCTGA
- a CDS encoding F0F1 ATP synthase subunit alpha: protein MPTESGADAMMPDLVQMLLDAPAPAPELSEIGRVAEVGDGIAVVTGLARALADELVEFASGVRGIVFDLEPGRLGVVLLGPSEAISLGEDVRRTNRVISVPVGPALLGRVVDALGRPRDDKGPVGASMIHPIEAEAPDILHRSAVHRPLATGLKAIDATVPVGLGQRQLIIGDRQTGKTSIAVDAILNQRETGVLCIYCAIGQRGDAVAKVIGALHDADMMKNTVVIAAGDEDAPGLAYIAPYGAMSVAESFAAKGRDVLVVMDDLTHHAHAYRELSLLLRRPPGREAFPGDIFYVHARLLERAGQFTQSGGGGSITVLPVVETQAENLSAYIPTNLISITDGQIYLSPRLVQKNQFPAVDLGVSVSRVGGKAQSRAFRAVAGNLRVTLSQFEELEEFARFGTRLDDRTRARLQRGAAVRAALRQPERDPVSAAVQLSVLLAAMEGLFDGMSEAKVATSMTAIRVAIEADDGGIGARIASNEKLAEEDRTWTLDTARRVVKAAGHGADT, encoded by the coding sequence ATGCCAACTGAATCCGGAGCAGACGCCATGATGCCGGATCTGGTCCAGATGTTGCTGGACGCGCCTGCGCCTGCGCCAGAACTCAGCGAGATTGGCCGCGTGGCCGAGGTCGGCGATGGCATTGCCGTCGTGACCGGGCTGGCGCGGGCACTGGCCGATGAGCTTGTCGAGTTCGCCTCGGGCGTGCGCGGCATCGTATTCGATCTTGAGCCCGGCCGCCTCGGCGTTGTGTTGCTGGGGCCTTCGGAGGCGATTTCACTGGGCGAGGACGTGCGCCGCACCAACCGGGTAATCAGCGTGCCGGTCGGGCCGGCGCTGCTCGGACGTGTGGTCGATGCGCTGGGCCGCCCGCGTGACGACAAGGGGCCAGTCGGCGCCAGCATGATCCACCCGATCGAGGCCGAGGCGCCGGATATTCTGCACAGGTCCGCCGTGCACCGGCCGCTTGCTACCGGGCTCAAGGCGATCGACGCCACGGTGCCGGTGGGGCTGGGGCAACGGCAGTTGATTATCGGCGATCGCCAGACCGGAAAGACCTCGATCGCCGTCGATGCCATCCTCAACCAGCGTGAAACGGGGGTGCTCTGCATCTATTGCGCCATTGGCCAGCGCGGCGATGCGGTGGCCAAGGTGATCGGGGCGCTGCACGATGCCGACATGATGAAGAACACCGTCGTCATTGCCGCCGGCGACGAGGACGCGCCGGGGCTCGCCTATATTGCTCCTTACGGCGCCATGTCGGTGGCAGAATCCTTTGCCGCCAAAGGCCGCGATGTGCTGGTGGTGATGGATGACCTGACCCATCACGCGCATGCGTACCGCGAGTTGTCGCTGCTGTTGCGTCGCCCTCCGGGGCGCGAGGCGTTTCCCGGCGACATCTTCTATGTTCACGCGCGTCTGCTGGAACGGGCGGGGCAGTTTACCCAGAGTGGCGGTGGTGGTTCGATCACCGTGCTGCCGGTGGTCGAGACCCAGGCCGAAAACCTCTCGGCCTATATTCCGACCAACCTGATCTCGATCACCGACGGACAGATCTACCTGTCGCCGCGACTGGTTCAGAAAAACCAGTTCCCGGCTGTTGATCTGGGTGTGTCGGTGTCGCGGGTGGGCGGCAAGGCGCAATCGCGCGCTTTCCGCGCGGTGGCAGGCAATTTGCGGGTGACGCTGTCGCAGTTTGAAGAACTCGAGGAATTTGCCCGGTTCGGCACCAGACTGGATGATCGGACGCGGGCGCGGTTGCAGCGCGGCGCCGCCGTGCGTGCTGCCTTGCGCCAGCCCGAGCGCGACCCGGTTTCAGCCGCTGTGCAGCTTTCGGTCTTGCTGGCGGCAATGGAAGGGCTGTTTGACGGGATGAGCGAAGCGAAGGTGGCGACGTCAATGACTGCCATCCGGGTGGCGATCGAGGCCGACGATGGCGGCATCGGGGCTCGGATTGCCAGCAACGAAAAGCTGGCTGAGGAAGACCGTACCTGGACACTTGATACCGCGCGGCGGGTTGTGAAGGCGGCAGGTCATGGCGCAGACACTTGA
- a CDS encoding F0F1 ATP synthase subunit B encodes MSIDWITVAAQVVNFLVLVWLLRRFLYRPILDGIDAREAEIADRMGEAKAIREAAEAAEASYKAEVAKLSASRAEMLKDARKTAEKQRDTLLAETRKRLAAEQADYEAQRAEDARRYAEELHRAGAKALLSLTRKALEDLADETLEQRIVANAAARLSGLAEDMRDAAGDDREAVVLTQAPLPEASASKLRTELEAILPGFSFRFATDPGLAPGLTLRLGGAQIAWTVDSYLAGLDAVLEAQSGLTISKAVADAN; translated from the coding sequence ATGTCGATTGACTGGATCACGGTGGCCGCGCAGGTCGTCAATTTCCTCGTTTTGGTGTGGCTGTTACGGCGGTTTCTCTACCGCCCGATTCTCGACGGCATTGATGCCAGAGAGGCAGAAATAGCGGACCGGATGGGAGAGGCGAAGGCCATTCGGGAGGCGGCCGAAGCAGCCGAAGCGAGCTACAAGGCCGAGGTTGCAAAGCTCAGCGCCAGCCGGGCGGAGATGCTCAAGGACGCGCGCAAGACGGCCGAAAAACAGCGGGATACGCTGCTTGCCGAAACCCGCAAGCGGCTGGCCGCGGAGCAAGCCGACTATGAGGCCCAGCGCGCCGAGGATGCGCGACGCTACGCCGAGGAACTGCACCGTGCGGGCGCCAAGGCGCTTTTGTCGCTGACCCGCAAGGCGCTCGAAGATCTGGCTGACGAGACGCTGGAACAACGGATCGTCGCCAATGCGGCAGCGCGGCTGAGCGGTCTGGCAGAAGACATGCGTGATGCGGCAGGAGATGACCGCGAAGCCGTGGTGTTGACCCAGGCGCCCTTGCCGGAAGCATCGGCCAGCAAACTGCGCACGGAACTGGAAGCGATCCTTCCGGGTTTCAGTTTTCGCTTTGCCACCGATCCCGGGCTAGCGCCCGGCCTGACACTTCGGCTTGGCGGCGCCCAGATTGCCTGGACGGTCGACAGTTATCTCGCCGGTCTGGATGCGGTGCTGGAGGCGCAGTCCGGGCTCACAATCAGCAAGGCGGTTGCCGATGCCAACTGA
- a CDS encoding F0F1 ATP synthase subunit C: MTELSIIAVISIFTAGLTVSFGALGPALGEGRAAATALSAIAQQPDAASTLSRTLFVSLAMIESTAIYCFVVAMILLFANPFWNAALEAAQQQVGG; this comes from the coding sequence ATGACCGAACTTTCCATCATAGCCGTGATCTCGATTTTCACCGCTGGCCTCACCGTGTCGTTCGGCGCGCTTGGCCCGGCGCTCGGCGAAGGCCGCGCGGCTGCTACTGCGCTTAGCGCCATTGCCCAGCAACCCGATGCCGCCTCGACCTTGTCGCGAACGCTGTTCGTCAGCTTGGCGATGATTGAATCGACCGCGATCTACTGCTTTGTCGTGGCGATGATCCTGCTGTTTGCCAACCCGTTCTGGAATGCGGCGCTGGAGGCTGCACAACAGCAAGTGGGCGGCTGA
- a CDS encoding F0F1 ATP synthase subunit A produces MELTPDSSVVFTIAGLAINKTIFNTWLIMALLTGASLIITRKLRPDVPPNRWRTTLEVIVQGIDGQIAEITRRHDRRLLYFTGTLFLFIVTSNLLMVVPGFDPPTASLSTTVALALSVLVAVPLFGIGSRGLAGYLRTYLEPSVIMLPFNIISEFSRGISLAIRLYGNIMSGAVIAAILLGIAPFFFPVVMDMLGLLTGIIQAYIFAILATVYISSATAPVKPDADEAAKDPS; encoded by the coding sequence ATGGAACTGACCCCTGACAGCAGCGTCGTCTTCACGATCGCGGGCCTCGCCATCAACAAGACCATTTTCAACACCTGGCTGATCATGGCGCTGCTGACCGGCGCCTCCCTTATCATTACGCGTAAGCTGCGTCCGGATGTTCCGCCAAACCGGTGGCGGACAACGCTTGAAGTGATCGTTCAGGGCATTGACGGGCAGATCGCCGAGATCACTCGGAGGCACGACCGGCGTCTTCTGTATTTTACCGGCACGCTGTTCCTGTTCATCGTTACCTCGAACCTGTTGATGGTGGTTCCGGGCTTCGATCCGCCGACGGCTTCGCTGTCGACGACGGTGGCATTGGCGCTGTCCGTGCTGGTGGCGGTGCCGCTTTTCGGCATCGGCAGCCGCGGGCTGGCGGGTTATCTTCGCACCTATCTGGAACCGTCGGTGATCATGCTGCCGTTCAATATCATCAGCGAGTTTTCACGCGGCATTTCACTCGCCATTCGGCTTTACGGCAACATCATGAGCGGGGCGGTGATCGCGGCGATCCTGCTCGGTATCGCCCCCTTCTTCTTTCCCGTGGTGATGGACATGCTCGGTCTGCTGACCGGCATCATTCAGGCTTACATCTTCGCCATCCTGGCCACCGTTTACATCTCTTCGGCTACAGCCCCGGTAAAGCCGGATGCCGATGAAGCAGCAAAGGACCCGTCATGA
- a CDS encoding ATP synthase subunit I, which produces MIAIDWTSFALGAGAGSLMGVLFFAGLALGIQLALRTERAALVLALSAALRIAALLVAGWLVAGAGVTALAGFGLAFMLVRLIAISIMRISPPAEAC; this is translated from the coding sequence ATGATCGCCATTGACTGGACTTCTTTCGCACTGGGCGCCGGCGCCGGATCGCTGATGGGTGTGTTGTTTTTCGCCGGACTGGCTCTGGGCATACAACTGGCGCTGCGCACGGAGCGTGCCGCGCTGGTGCTGGCGCTCAGTGCCGCGCTGCGCATAGCCGCGCTGCTGGTCGCCGGATGGCTGGTCGCGGGGGCGGGCGTGACAGCTCTGGCGGGCTTCGGTTTGGCGTTCATGCTGGTTCGCCTGATCGCCATCTCGATCATGCGCATTTCCCCGCCGGCGGAGGCCTGCTGA
- a CDS encoding AtpZ/AtpI family protein, translating into MSEDQDKGSGDEAARDKDLRDRATQDIGDRARRMKAARDNPGPSPLRGIGTFGMIGWTVAVPTVAGAFLGIWLDKVAPQDFSWTIALILGGVALGAIVAWVWIDKEGS; encoded by the coding sequence ATGAGTGAGGATCAAGACAAGGGCAGCGGCGACGAGGCCGCTCGCGACAAGGACCTCCGAGACAGGGCCACGCAAGATATCGGCGACCGGGCGCGACGCATGAAAGCGGCCCGCGACAATCCCGGACCAAGCCCGCTGCGCGGTATCGGCACTTTCGGCATGATCGGCTGGACCGTCGCCGTGCCGACCGTGGCTGGCGCGTTCCTGGGCATATGGCTTGATAAGGTGGCCCCGCAAGATTTTTCGTGGACCATCGCACTGATCCTTGGCGGGGTGGCCCTGGGGGCCATCGTCGCTTGGGTGTGGATTGACAAGGAAGGAAGCTGA
- a CDS encoding ATPase — MFTHMQVHLRLPARTLFEGPAVSLTATAANGSFGMLPNHIDYVTALVPSVLLIVMAGGEEKIFGIDEGLLVKKGQDVDLAVRRGVPGDDLETLRQTVDASFTEMEEEERVARAALSRLEADMVRRFTSLRRPHP, encoded by the coding sequence ATGTTTACGCACATGCAGGTTCACTTGCGGCTACCCGCGCGTACCCTGTTCGAGGGGCCGGCGGTTAGTCTGACCGCAACGGCGGCCAATGGCAGCTTCGGCATGCTGCCCAACCATATCGATTACGTCACAGCGCTGGTGCCTTCGGTGCTCTTGATTGTGATGGCCGGCGGTGAAGAGAAAATTTTCGGTATCGACGAGGGGCTGCTGGTCAAGAAGGGCCAGGATGTTGATCTCGCGGTTCGCCGCGGTGTGCCGGGAGATGATCTGGAAACCCTGCGGCAGACCGTGGACGCAAGTTTTACCGAGATGGAAGAAGAAGAACGCGTGGCCCGTGCCGCGCTGTCACGGCTTGAGGCCGACATGGTGCGGCGGTTCACAAGTCTGCGCAGGCCGCACCCATGA